One part of the Haliotis asinina isolate JCU_RB_2024 chromosome 2, JCU_Hal_asi_v2, whole genome shotgun sequence genome encodes these proteins:
- the LOC137273021 gene encoding low affinity immunoglobulin epsilon Fc receptor-like, whose translation MKGCMFQAVAAVIYLVMIVKLQATEHIENNTDTCLLKLKENAERVRSEVINELKAEMKEEFKDEFKQLEILKKELLLERARQRVMEEKVDVSYVGVQKLEAALSQCAMIATVPITAANTTTTTTTTTTTEKPKVCAAGFVKFEDHCYLLELDKTTWGTARSRCRGLGADLVSINTEAENEFLLEKIKEYFPPNSENSEYFWMGLLYAGSKYMWADGTDVGFTDFPSGEPNCMEDGRCKAFISTFRSAYEWEDARSTYDFFYICEKDMS comes from the exons ATGAAGGGATGCATGTTCCAAGCCGTAGCTGCAGTTATATATCTGGTGATGATAGTGAAGCTTCAAGCCACAGAACATATAGAAAACAACACTGATACGTGTCTTTTGAAGTTAAAAGAGAACGCGGAACGCGTTCGATCCGAAGTGATAAATGAGTTGAAGGCAGAGATGAAAGAGGAGTTTAAGGATGAGTTCAAGCAGCTTGAGATCCTCAAGAAGGAGCTTCTTCTGGAGAGGGCACGTCAGCGGGTGATGGAGGAGAAGGTAGATGTGTCCTATGTGGGAGTTCAGAAACTCGAGGCTGCTCTCTCACAGTGCGCTATGATTGCAACAGTCCCCATCACAGCCGCCAAcacaactaccaccaccaccaccacgacaACTACAGAAAAACCAA aaGTGTGTGCCGCTGGCTTTGTGAAGTTTGAAGACCACTGCTACTTACTGGAGTTGGATAAAACCACTTGGGGAACTGCAAGAAGTAGATGTCGTGGGCTTGGTGCTGACCTCGTCTCTATCAATACGGAGGCTGAGAACGAATTCCTGctggaaaaaataaaggaat ACTTCCCGCCTAACTCGGAGAATTCTGAATATTTCTGGATGGGGTTGCTGTATGCAGGCAGTAAATACATGTGGGCTGACGGCACAGATGTTGGCTTCACTGACTTTCCGTCAGGTGAACCGAATTGTATGGAAGACGGGAGATGTAAAGCATTTATTTCTACGTTCCGGTCAGCTTACGAGTGGGAGGATGCACGAAGTACCTATGATTTCTTCTACATATGCGAGAAAGATATGTCCTAG